In a single window of the Elaeis guineensis isolate ETL-2024a chromosome 6, EG11, whole genome shotgun sequence genome:
- the LOC105036247 gene encoding YTH domain-containing protein ECT4 yields the protein MAAVAPAADQATDLLQKLSLDPKNKTHDSPEVTKKPSGIQHAPADGAVVPSAPVPPQERSVTPLLQEVMDASMCYLPNGYPSTTYYYGGYDGAMNEWEDFARYANPDGVEMPPPGVYGDLYHHGYGYAPYGPYPSPGSPVPTMGHDGQLYGPQHYQYPAQYYQTPTPAPKQVSPSQGEVSTSAAADQPPIAVDDAKANSNGIASGNADGSTGAAATKSSQQNSSLTSTGLHGRGVLPSVLPSSGFQDPRYGFDAVQSPIQWFDASVYPDVPQRPATTNTASSTTSARNQNLRPLPHLVGMHAPRPVMGPAAPGIMNRMYPNNRMYSQYGNAFKTGPGFHSNGYDSRTNGRWGVSMDAKYKPRGRGNGFYTYVNENFDGLGELNRGPRAGRFKTQKGFGQTFTIAVKGQSLPTNGNVEDASLVPDKEQYNRADFTETYSDAKFFVIKSYSEDDVHKSIKYSVWASTPNGNKKLDAAYQEAKEKSSGCPIFLFFSVNTSGQFVGVAEMVGPVDFNKTVDYWQQDKWNGCFPVKWHIVKDVPNSILKHITLENNDNKPVTNSRDTQEVKLEQGLQMLKLFKDHKSKTSILDDFTFYETRQKVMQEKKAKQQQLPKKVVDGMPVDIEENNKNGTDGKPEFQIPLVPVLKKEPVQAGLVELKPSKDNGVPAVSGVDPKDATRVTEKHTTANSTANGC from the exons ATGGCTGCCGTGGCTCCCGCCGCTGATC AAGCTACAGATTTACTACAGAAGTTGTCGTTGGATCCCAAGAATAAGACTCATGATTCTCCAGAGGTTACCAAGAAG CCTTCTGGGATTCAGCATGCTCCTGCGGATGGTGCAGTTGTGCCAAGCGCACCAGTCCCGCCACAAGAACGGTCTGTGACTCCTCTACTTCAGGAGGTTATGGACGCAAGCATGTGTTACCTACCTAATGGATATCCATCGACAACTTATTACTATGGAG GCTATGATGGTGCAATGAATGAGTGGGAGGATTTTGCTAGATATGCGAATCCTGATGGAGTGGAAATGCCACCTCCT GGAGTCTATGGGGATCTGTATCACCATGGATATGGGTATGCTCCTTATGGTCCATACCCTTCTCCTGGTTCTCCAGTTCCAACCATGGGGCATGATGGTCAGCTATATGGCCCTCAACATTACCAGTATCCAGCTCAATATTACCAAACACCAACACCTGCTCCTAAACAAGTTTCTCCTAGTCAAGGGGAAGTTTCAACCTCTGCTGCTGCAGACCAGCCACCTATTGCAGTGGATGATGCGAAAGCTAATTCCAATGGAATTGCTAGTGGAAATGCAGATGGGAGTACTGGAGCAGCTGCAACAAAGTCAAGCCAACAAAATTCGTCATTAACATCAACAGGCCTGCATGGTCGAGGCGTTTTACCCAGTGTGCTTCCCTCTTCTGGATTCCAGGACCCAAGATATGGTTTTGATGCAGTGCAGTCACCTATTCAATGGTTTGATGCTTCTGTGTACCCTGATGTGCCGCAGAGACCTGCTACGACTAATACTGCCTCCTCCACTACATCAGCAAGAAACCAGAATCTCCGCCCCCTTCCTCACCTGGTG GGTATGCATGCCCCAAGACCTGTGATGGGACCAGCAGCTCCCGGAATCATGAACAGGATGTATCCCAACAACAGAATGTACAGCCAGTATGGCAATGCATTCAAAACTGGTCCGGGGTTTCATTCAAATGGTTATGATTCCAGAACCAATGGCCGTTGGGGTGTATCCATGGATGCCAAGTACAAGCCTAGGGGCCGAGGCAACGGGTTCTATACTTATGTTAATGAGAACTTTGATGGTCTGGGGGAGCTGAACAGAGGACCGAGGGCTGGTCGATTCAAAACCCAGAAGGGGTTTGGACAAACTTTTACAATTGCTGTCAAGGGACAGAGCCTTCCTACAAATGGAAATGTCGAGGATGCTAGCCTAGTCCCTGACAAGGAGCAGTATAACCGGGCAGACTTCACTGAAACATACTCTGACGCAAAATTTTTTGTCATTAAGTCATACAGTGAGGATGATGTTCACAAGAGTATTAAGTACAGTGTTTGGGCTAGCACTCCCAATGGGAACAAGAAACTTGATGCTGCTTATCAGGAAGCAAAGGAGAAGTCTAGTGGCTGCCCCATCTTTTTGTTTTTCTCA GTGAACACTAGTGGACAGTTTGTTGGTGTTGCAGAAATGGTAGGCCCTGTTGATTTTAACAAGACTGTGGACTACTGGCAGCAAGACAAGTGGAACGGTTGTTTCCCTGTCAAATGGCACATTGTAAAGGATGTACCCAATAGCATTCTCAAGCACATTACACTAGAGAACAATGACAACAAACCAGTGACCAACAGTAGAGACACTCAGGAG GTGAAACTTGAGCAAGGTCTGCAAATGCTTAAGCTTTTTAAGGATCACAAGAGCAAGACTTCCATTCTGGATGATTTCACCTTTTATGAGACACGCCAGAAGGTGATGCAAGAAAAAAAGGCGAAGCAACAGCAGCTTCCAAAAAAG GTTGTGGATGGAATGCCAGTAGACATTGAGGAGAATAACAAAAATGGGACAGATGGGAAGCCCGAATTTCAGATTCCTCTGGTTCCAGTTTTGAAGAAGGAACCTGTCCAGGCTGGGCTTGTAGAACTAAAGCCATCAAAGGATAATGGTGTGCCTGCAGTATCTGGTGTTGATCCAAAGGATGCTACACGGGTGACTGAGAAGCACACTACTGCAAATAGCACTGCTAATGGCTGTTAG
- the LOC105036246 gene encoding GATA transcription factor 2-like, with amino-acid sequence MDSSVDASVSGGGPAGPLLGEFVPGETTEGGEDVSLEWLSIYMEDCLSGTTCYTTTSQPLPPPTTSYDTPSPNPPQPQNPTKTSSSFHDLAIPAKARTKRRRITTPKALTSQQDPLLFFHQTCWLADSELILPKREQEDKAPAVELLVGGGREAGEKIGKEQQIRRCTHCLSHKTPQWRAGPSGPKTLCNACGVRFKSGRLLPEYRPAKSPTFVSYKHSNSHKKVMEMRMMAILSSQSH; translated from the exons ATGGATAGCTCCGTCGATGCATCGGTTTCCGGCGGAGGACCGGCGGGTCCCCTGTTGGGCGAGTTCGTGCCCGGGGAGACCACG GAAGGAGGGGAAGATGTGAGCCTAGAATGGCTCTCCATCTATATGGAGGACTGCCTCTCTGGCACCACATGCTACACCACCACCTCCCAGCCCCTCCCACCTCCCACCACAAGCTATGACACCCCATCCCCAAACCCCCCACAGCCTCAAAACCCCACAAAAACCTCCTCCTCCTTCCATGACCTTGCCATCCCCGCCAAGGCCAGAACAAAGAGAAGGAGAATCACCACCCCAAAAGCCCTCACCTCTCAACAAGACCCACTCCTCTTCTTCCACCAGACCTGCTGGCTCGCAGACAGCGAGCTCATCCTCCCTAAAAGGGAGCAAGAGGATAAGGCACCAGCTGTGGAGTTATTGGTTGGGGGAGGGCGTGAGGCAGGGGAAAAGATAGGAAAAGAGCAGCAGATCAGGAGGTGCACCCATTGCCTCTCTCATAAGACACCCCAGTGGAGAGCAGGGCCTTCGGGGCCCAAGACCCTCTGCAATGCATGTGGGGTGAGGTTCAAGTCCGGGAGACTGCTTCCTGAGTACAGGCCGGCGAAGAGCCCCACTTTTGTAAGCTACAAGCACTCCAATTCACACAAGAAGGTCATGGAGATGAGAATgatggccatactatcctcccaaTCCCATTGA